In Metarhizium brunneum chromosome 3, complete sequence, a genomic segment contains:
- the indc11 gene encoding Protein indc11 yields MANDAQPTTKKVVISAFGDVSNVHIVTEPMPPPSPNEVQVGIIYSGFSGADIHMRLGRYPQQPSAPLTPGYCLVGRVKANGSACTKFRAGDRVAALTVYGSQSELVNVPQGKLIPVPAGIDSQVACALVLDWATAYAMVFHTARVAEKQRVFVHGLSGAVGQAIMALSQLRGATVYGTSSERNHGDLEKMGAVPFSYKDQRWIKEMQDLGGAHAVFDALGFESFDRSYSILCDREPARLVGYGANLPYLGDDKGKYGSPVPSVAKMLLRNAAVWSNKSTRFYDISKDKDFTENLARLMQLVQQGKLKVPIKQVWGLDEIREAHSSWGKAHGMGSVLIRVADEVTLPSIEVSAVAESSV; encoded by the coding sequence ATGGCGAATGATGCGCAGCCGACAACCAAGAAGGTCGTCATATCTGCCTTTGGCGACGTCTCCAATGTCCACATCGTGACGGAACCCATGCCGCCCCCGTCGCCAAACGAAGTCCAAGTTGGCATCATCTACAGCGGCTTCTCCGGAGCAGACATCCACATGCGTCTGGGCCGGTACCCCCAGCAGCCCTCTGCACCTCTCACGCCGGGATACtgcctcgtcggccgcgtCAAGGCCAACGGCTCCGCGTGCACCAAGTTCCGGGCCGGCGACCGGGTCGCCGCGCTGACAGTGTACGGCTCCCAGTCCGAGCTGGTCAACGTCCCGCAGGGCAAGCTGATTCCCGTCCCGGCCGGCATCGACTCGCAAGTCGCCTGCGCCCTGGTCCTCGACTGGGCGACCGCGTACGCCATGGTCTTCCACACGGCCAGGGTGGCCGAGAAGCAGCGCGTCTTTGTGCACGGCCTCAGCGGCGCCGTGGGCcaggccatcatggccctgTCGCAGCTGCGAGGAGCGACAGTCTACGGCACCTCGTCGGAGAGAAACCACGGGGACCTCGAGAAGATGGGCGCTGTGCCGTTCTCGTATAAAGACCAGAGGTGGATCAAGGAGATGCAGGACCTGGGCGGTGCCCATGCCGTCTTTGATGCTCTCGGGTTTGAAAGCTTTGACCGGTCGTACTCTATTCTGTGCGACCGTGAGCCGGCTCGGCTGGTTGGCTACGGAGCAAACCTGCCGTATCTCGGTGATGACAAGGGCAAATATGGATCGCCGGTCCCGAGCGTCGCCAAGATGCTGCTGCGGAATGCGGCCGTGTGGAGCAACAAGTCGACGAGGTTTTACGACATtagcaaggacaaggacttTACCGAGAATCTGGCCCGGCTCATGCAGTTGGTGCAGCAgggcaagctcaaggttCCTATTAAGCAGGTCTGGGGGCTGGATGAGATTCGAGAGGCGCATAGCAGTTGGGGCAAGGCTCACGGGATGGGGTCTGTTCTTATTCGTGTCGCCGACGAAGTCACCTTGCCGTCTATCGAAGTGTCTGCCGTTGCAGAGTCGAGTGTTTAA
- the LYS_0 gene encoding N,O-diacetylmuramidase, protein MKPSGAAISLGFDALVSSAAASPVQLEQRAATVKGFDISSYQPNVDFHKAYADGARFVIIKATEGTTYTDKTFSEHYTGATEAKLIRGAYHFAHPGQNQASAEADFFVKNGGGWSGDGITLPGMVDLESEKGHPQCWGLSHSSMVAWIRDFADTYREKTTRWPMLYTNPSWWSSCTGNSQAFKDTCPLVLARYAGSPGAIPGGWRAQTIWQDSDKSPWGGDSDVFNGDLARLKKLATGCRGSGVGCVDHVCQSDSKGVANEKHCTIYAIWFTECSKGE, encoded by the exons ATGAAGCCCTCAGGAGCAGCAATCTCGCTTGGCTTCGATGCCCTTGTCAGCTCAGCTGCAGCCTCCCCCGTGCAACTCGAGCAGCGCGCCGCCACCGTCAAGGGCTTCGACATCTCGAGCTACCAGCCCAACGTCGACTTCCACAAGGCCTACGCCGACGGCGCTcgcttcgtcatcatcaag GCCACCGAGGGAACCACCTACACCGACAAGACCTTCTCCGAGCACTACACGGGCGCAACCGAGGCCAAGCTCATCCGCGGCGCGTACCACTTCGCCCACCCCGGGCAGAACCAGGCCTCAGCCGAGGCTGACTTCTTCGTCAagaacggcggcggctggtcAGGGGACGGCATCACCCTTCCCGGCATGGTCGATCTGGAATCCGAAAAGGGCCACCCCCAGTGCTGGGGGTTATCGCATTCCTCTATGGTCGCTTGGATCAGGGACTTTGCCGACACGTACCGCGAGAAAACTACGCGGTGGCCCATGCTGTATACTAACCCGTCGTGGTGGTCCTCTTGTACCGGAAACTCGCAGGCCTTCAAGGACACCTGCCCGCTGGTTCTGGCGCGCTACGCCGGCTCTCCTGGCGCTATTCCTGGGGGCTGGCGCGCCCAGACGATTTGGCAGGATAGCGACAAGAGCCCGTGGGGTGGCGACTCTGATGTTTTCAATGGAGACTTGGCCCggctgaagaagcttgctACCGGTTGCCGGGGGTCGGGTGTCGGGTGCGTTGATCACGTTTGTCAATCAGATTCCAAGGGGGTAGCCAACGAGAAGCATTGTACAATATACGCGATTTGGTTTACAGAATGTAGTAAAGGGGAGTAA